In one window of Comamonas testosteroni DNA:
- the pyrH gene encoding UMP kinase has protein sequence MSNAIPAHKRILLKLSGEALMGDDQFGINRATIERMVAEIVEVTKVGVQVAVVIGGGNIFRGVAGGSVGMDRATADYMGMLATVMNALALADAMDKQGLTARVMSAIAIEQVVEPYVRPKALQYLEEGKVVVFAAGTGNPFFTTDTAAALRGAEIGAEVVLKATKVDGVYTADPLKDPSATRYDKLAFDEAISRNLGIMDATAFALCRDQKLPIRVFSIVKPGALKRVVMGEDEGTLVYA, from the coding sequence ATGTCCAACGCCATTCCAGCCCACAAGCGCATCTTGCTCAAGCTGTCGGGGGAGGCGTTAATGGGAGATGACCAGTTCGGCATCAACCGTGCAACCATCGAGCGCATGGTGGCTGAGATCGTGGAAGTGACCAAGGTGGGTGTGCAGGTTGCCGTGGTGATCGGCGGCGGCAACATCTTCCGCGGCGTGGCAGGCGGCTCGGTCGGCATGGACCGTGCGACTGCCGACTATATGGGCATGCTGGCCACGGTGATGAACGCGCTGGCTCTGGCAGATGCCATGGACAAGCAGGGTTTGACGGCTCGCGTGATGTCCGCCATTGCTATCGAGCAGGTGGTCGAGCCCTATGTGCGTCCCAAGGCGCTGCAGTACCTGGAAGAGGGCAAGGTCGTGGTGTTTGCTGCCGGTACGGGCAATCCCTTCTTCACCACCGACACGGCCGCTGCGCTGCGTGGTGCTGAAATCGGTGCCGAAGTCGTGCTCAAGGCCACCAAGGTGGATGGCGTGTACACGGCTGACCCGCTCAAGGATCCTTCGGCCACGCGTTACGACAAGCTGGCTTTCGATGAGGCCATTTCGCGCAATCTGGGCATCATGGATGCAACGGCTTTCGCGCTGTGCCGCGACCAGAAGCTGCCGATTCGCGTGTTCTCCATCGTCAAGCCCGGCGCACTTAAGCGAGTGGTCATGGGTGAAGACGAAGGCACTCTGGTGTACGCTTGA
- a CDS encoding phosphatidate cytidylyltransferase: MLKQRVITALILLAILLPALFYTASTVPFAALMLLFMAAGAWEWGRLNGFGQAGSLGLGAVCTALCAGSWWAGWVDQPLATVWLIAGSLWVLGGVLLLRAGVAGWPHIPAAVRLVGGVLALWLAWLAVVQARNIGINFLLSVLVLVWVADVFAYFAGRTFGLKFTRNKLAPSISPGKSWEGVWGGMLGVIVLALVWSWADRHYGAGVPSFYSVLQSRGLWFLLLAAVFMAAMSVVGDLVESLIKRSVGVKDSSGLLPGHGGVLDRIDALLPTLPLAMMLSSFVHP; the protein is encoded by the coding sequence ATGCTCAAGCAGCGCGTCATTACCGCCTTGATCTTGCTGGCCATTTTGCTGCCGGCACTGTTTTATACGGCCAGCACCGTGCCCTTTGCCGCACTGATGCTGTTGTTCATGGCGGCTGGTGCCTGGGAGTGGGGGCGACTCAATGGTTTTGGGCAGGCAGGCTCGCTGGGCCTGGGTGCTGTCTGTACGGCGCTGTGCGCCGGCTCCTGGTGGGCCGGCTGGGTTGATCAGCCTCTGGCCACGGTGTGGCTGATTGCGGGCTCCCTCTGGGTGCTGGGGGGCGTGCTGCTGCTGCGCGCAGGCGTGGCGGGCTGGCCGCATATTCCGGCAGCAGTTCGTCTGGTCGGCGGCGTGCTGGCATTGTGGCTGGCCTGGCTGGCCGTGGTGCAGGCGCGCAATATCGGCATCAACTTCCTGCTGTCGGTGCTGGTGCTGGTATGGGTGGCTGATGTCTTTGCCTATTTTGCAGGCCGCACTTTCGGCCTGAAGTTCACCAGGAACAAGCTCGCTCCTTCCATCAGTCCCGGCAAGAGCTGGGAAGGTGTCTGGGGCGGCATGCTGGGGGTGATTGTTCTGGCTCTGGTCTGGAGCTGGGCTGATCGCCATTACGGCGCCGGTGTTCCCAGTTTCTATTCGGTGCTGCAGTCGCGCGGACTTTGGTTCCTGCTGCTGGCTGCGGTGTTTATGGCTGCGATGAGTGTGGTGGGCGACCTGGTCGAATCCCTCATCAAGCGCAGCGTCGGTGTCAAGGACAGCAGCGGCTTGCTGCCCGGCCATGGTGGTGTCCTGGATCGCATTGATGCTCTCCTGCCCACACTGCCGTTGGCGATGATGCTCTCATCCTTTGTGCATCCATGA
- the uppS gene encoding polyprenyl diphosphate synthase encodes MDGNGRWAKRRLLPRLAGHKQGVESLRRCARACVERGVQVLTVFAFSSENWNRPQEEVSGLMSLLANALAKEVAQLSRDGVRLYFVGDRHGLSDKVREGLVEAERITAHNTRLVLNVCFNYGGRWDIAQAAQRLVAQGLELTPENLDRAMALAHVPDPDLMIRTGGETRISNFLLWQAAYTELFFSNALWPDFDEAALDEAIAVFGGRERRFGQTSEQIQPSSTVTLTV; translated from the coding sequence ATGGACGGCAACGGACGGTGGGCCAAACGCCGTCTGCTTCCACGTCTTGCTGGTCACAAGCAGGGTGTAGAGTCCCTGCGCCGCTGCGCCCGCGCCTGCGTCGAGCGTGGCGTGCAGGTGCTCACGGTGTTTGCGTTTTCCTCCGAGAACTGGAACCGACCACAGGAAGAGGTCTCGGGCCTCATGAGCCTGCTGGCCAATGCCCTGGCCAAGGAAGTCGCTCAACTCAGTCGCGACGGCGTGCGCCTGTACTTTGTTGGCGACCGTCATGGGCTGAGCGACAAGGTTCGGGAGGGCTTGGTAGAAGCCGAGCGCATCACCGCCCACAACACGCGTCTGGTTCTCAACGTCTGCTTCAACTACGGTGGCCGCTGGGATATTGCCCAGGCTGCACAGAGGCTGGTGGCCCAGGGGCTGGAGCTGACTCCCGAGAATCTGGACAGGGCCATGGCCTTGGCCCATGTGCCGGATCCTGATCTCATGATCCGCACCGGCGGTGAAACTCGCATCAGCAATTTCCTGCTCTGGCAGGCTGCTTATACAGAGCTGTTTTTCAGCAATGCCCTGTGGCCTGACTTCGATGAGGCGGCCCTTGACGAGGCCATTGCCGTGTTTGGCGGTCGTGAGCGCCGCTTCGGCCAGACTTCCGAGCAGATCCAACCATCATCTACCGTCACCTTGACGGTTTAA
- the frr gene encoding ribosome recycling factor: MTIAEIKKNTETKMGQSIEALKNNLARVRTGRANPALLDAIHVEYYGSMVPLSQVANVSLLDARTISVQPWEKNMAAKVEKAIRESDLGLNPASMGDLIRVPMPPMSEERRREMTKLARNEGENAKIAVRNLRRDANEGVKKLVKDKEASEDDQKRSEAEIQKITDKHIAEIDTLVAAKEQDIMAV, translated from the coding sequence ATGACGATCGCTGAAATCAAAAAGAACACCGAAACCAAGATGGGTCAGTCCATCGAGGCTCTGAAGAACAACCTGGCCCGCGTGCGTACCGGACGTGCGAATCCCGCGCTGCTGGATGCCATTCATGTCGAGTACTACGGCTCCATGGTGCCTCTGTCCCAGGTGGCCAATGTGTCTTTGCTGGATGCCCGCACGATCAGCGTGCAGCCTTGGGAAAAGAACATGGCTGCCAAGGTGGAAAAGGCCATTCGCGAGAGCGATCTGGGCCTGAATCCCGCCTCCATGGGCGATCTGATTCGCGTGCCTATGCCTCCCATGAGCGAAGAGCGTCGCAGGGAGATGACCAAGCTGGCGCGCAACGAAGGCGAGAACGCCAAGATTGCCGTTCGCAACCTGCGCCGCGATGCCAACGAAGGCGTGAAGAAGCTGGTCAAGGACAAGGAAGCCTCTGAAGACGATCAGAAGCGCTCCGAAGCCGAAATCCAGAAGATCACCGACAAGCACATTGCCGAGATCGATACGCTGGTGGCGGCCAAGGAACAGGACATCATGGCGGTCTGA
- the tsf gene encoding translation elongation factor Ts: protein MAITASMVAELRAKTDAPMMECKKALTEADGDMAKAEELLRVKLGTKAGKAASRVTAEGVVAAFIDGGKGGLIEVNSETDFVSKNDSFMAMANAAAKLVAEHNPADLDALGALAYEQDGYGPTLEDVRKGLIGKIGENMSFRRFKAFSGAGLAAYVHGTRIGVVVEFDGDAAAAKDVAMHVAAMKPVALTSADVPADLIAKERAVAEGKAAESGKPADIVSKMVEGSVQKYLKEVSLADQVFVKAADGKQTVAQMLKAANTNVKAFTMYVVGEGIEKKTDDFAAEVAAQVAAAKAGA, encoded by the coding sequence ATGGCAATTACTGCAAGCATGGTCGCTGAACTGCGCGCCAAGACCGACGCCCCCATGATGGAATGCAAGAAGGCTCTGACGGAAGCTGATGGCGATATGGCCAAGGCTGAAGAGCTGCTGCGCGTCAAGCTGGGTACCAAGGCTGGCAAGGCCGCTTCCCGCGTGACTGCTGAAGGCGTTGTGGCTGCTTTCATCGACGGCGGCAAGGGCGGCCTGATCGAAGTGAACAGCGAAACCGACTTCGTGTCCAAGAACGACAGCTTCATGGCCATGGCTAACGCCGCTGCCAAGCTGGTCGCTGAGCACAACCCCGCTGACCTGGACGCTCTGGGCGCTCTGGCCTACGAACAAGACGGCTACGGCCCCACTCTGGAAGATGTGCGCAAGGGCCTGATCGGCAAGATCGGCGAAAACATGTCTTTCCGTCGCTTCAAGGCTTTCAGCGGCGCTGGCCTGGCTGCCTACGTGCACGGCACCCGCATTGGCGTGGTGGTCGAGTTCGACGGCGACGCTGCTGCTGCCAAGGACGTGGCAATGCACGTGGCTGCCATGAAGCCCGTGGCTCTGACTTCCGCTGACGTGCCTGCTGACCTGATCGCCAAGGAACGCGCTGTGGCCGAAGGCAAGGCAGCCGAATCGGGCAAGCCTGCTGACATCGTTTCCAAGATGGTTGAAGGCTCCGTGCAGAAGTACCTGAAGGAAGTGTCCCTGGCTGACCAGGTCTTCGTGAAGGCTGCTGACGGCAAGCAAACCGTCGCTCAGATGCTCAAGGCTGCCAACACCAATGTGAAGGCGTTCACGATGTATGTCGTGGGTGAAGGCATTGAGAAGAAGACTGACGACTTCGCCGCTGAAGTGGCTGCCCAGGTGGCAGCAGCCAAGGCTGGTGCTTAA
- a CDS encoding NAD(P)H-hydrate dehydratase, producing MLRISPTDTPPTSISAGQGWPLFSTAATRQIEKACADRLPPHALMERAGLAIAKLAMAIAPHAQRIWIACGPGNNGGDGFEAAAQLSAMLPHAQIMVSEVRAPAELPSDAQVSRNTALQAGVQWLNDAPADLGPQDLCVDALLGIGLSPRTSDKTSTADQRLLQLLAQVRHCTCNVLCVDIASGLDADTGQYLREFAPDPIAADQRRHTLALLTLQPGLFTGQGRDACGQIWWDDLSCGIASAPDAPNSPCPAAAAQPKAHLSNPAGLTSSRARPHASHKGSFGDVAVLGGEGLGLRGLSMTGAAWLAALAALHAGAGRVMLALLDEQSPQGVAPWPEIMLRRPAAQDWSQATVVCGCGGGEAVQAWLPHILAQAPRLVLDADALNAVAASPVLAQQLSQRAAHQQTTVLTPHPLEAARLLQTSTAQVQANRLQSCLQLASKFQCTVLLKGSGTVTANSQQQAWINTSGNARLATGGTGDVLAGLIAALWAQGQSADMAATQAAFRHGHIADCWPDERPFSASALAVRLGNQ from the coding sequence ATGCTGCGCATTTCCCCCACCGACACCCCGCCCACCTCCATTTCCGCTGGTCAAGGCTGGCCGCTGTTCAGCACCGCCGCCACGCGGCAGATCGAGAAGGCTTGCGCCGACCGCCTGCCGCCTCACGCACTGATGGAGCGCGCAGGCCTTGCCATCGCCAAACTGGCAATGGCAATAGCCCCGCACGCACAACGCATCTGGATTGCCTGCGGCCCTGGCAACAACGGCGGCGACGGCTTCGAGGCGGCGGCGCAGCTCAGCGCCATGCTGCCCCATGCGCAAATCATGGTCAGCGAAGTGCGCGCACCTGCCGAACTTCCGTCCGATGCGCAGGTTTCCCGCAATACAGCCTTGCAGGCTGGCGTGCAATGGCTCAATGACGCCCCCGCCGATCTGGGACCACAAGACCTATGCGTCGACGCGCTGCTGGGCATAGGACTGAGCCCGCGCACTTCTGACAAGACCTCGACTGCCGATCAGCGCCTGCTGCAGTTGCTGGCCCAGGTTCGGCATTGCACCTGCAACGTACTCTGTGTAGACATTGCTTCAGGCCTCGATGCCGATACCGGTCAATATCTGAGGGAATTCGCGCCCGACCCCATCGCCGCCGACCAACGGCGCCACACGCTTGCCTTGCTGACCCTGCAGCCCGGCCTGTTCACCGGCCAGGGCCGCGATGCCTGCGGACAAATCTGGTGGGACGACCTGAGCTGCGGCATTGCCAGCGCTCCCGACGCACCAAACTCGCCCTGCCCGGCCGCTGCAGCACAGCCCAAAGCGCATCTGAGCAACCCAGCAGGCCTTACCTCCTCAAGAGCACGCCCGCACGCCAGCCACAAAGGCAGTTTTGGCGATGTGGCCGTGCTCGGTGGCGAAGGCCTGGGCTTGCGCGGCCTGTCGATGACGGGCGCAGCCTGGCTGGCGGCACTGGCTGCACTGCACGCCGGTGCCGGCCGCGTCATGCTGGCCTTGCTGGACGAGCAATCACCGCAAGGCGTTGCGCCCTGGCCGGAAATCATGTTGCGCCGGCCCGCCGCGCAGGACTGGAGCCAGGCCACCGTGGTCTGCGGCTGCGGTGGCGGCGAAGCCGTGCAGGCCTGGTTGCCTCACATACTGGCACAAGCACCACGACTGGTGCTGGATGCCGACGCACTCAACGCCGTTGCGGCCAGCCCGGTACTGGCACAGCAACTGAGCCAGCGCGCCGCACACCAGCAAACCACGGTGTTGACCCCCCACCCGCTGGAGGCCGCGCGCCTGCTGCAAACCAGTACTGCTCAAGTACAAGCCAACCGCCTTCAATCCTGCCTGCAGCTTGCCAGCAAATTTCAGTGCACGGTGCTGCTCAAGGGATCCGGCACGGTCACTGCCAATTCGCAGCAGCAAGCCTGGATCAATACCAGCGGCAATGCCCGACTGGCCACGGGCGGCACCGGCGACGTGCTTGCCGGATTGATAGCGGCGCTATGGGCACAGGGTCAAAGTGCCGATATGGCAGCGACTCAGGCCGCATTCCGCCATGGCCACATTGCAGATTGCTGGCCTGATGAACGCCCATTCAGCGCCAGTGCACTGGCTGTGCGTCTGGGCAATCAATAA
- the rnr gene encoding ribonuclease R, producing the protein MNPRAKVADMNEEILGTVQGHRDGHGFVVRDDGERDIYLPPNEMRAVLHKDRVQVRIARHDHRGRPEGRVVEIVERPDQPIIGRFLQESGVWLVAPEDKRYGQDVLIPSNATGAAKPGQVVVVELTEAPALFGQPVGRIIEVLGEVDDPGMEIEIAVRKYGVPHIFSDACLEQAKVLPEKVRPADYKHRIDLTDIPLVTIDGEDARDFDDAVYCEPAKVGRSKGWRLLVAIADVSHYVTTGSAIDVDAYDRATSVYFPRRVIPMLPEKLSNGLCSLNPDVDRLCMVCDMLITAQGEIHAYQFYPAVMHSHARFTYTEVAAILANTRGPEAAKRKDRVQDLLNLYGVFQSLLKAREARGAVDFETTETQIVCDDNGRIEKIVPRTRNDAHKLIEEAMLAANVCSADFIDQSGQLGLFRVHDKPSLEKQEILRNYLKAMGLSMSISENPSTKEFQQIANATKDRPDSQQIHTMLLRSMMQAFYTPEGSGHFGLAFEAYTHFTSPIRRYPDLLVHRVIKAELNGTHYKLPSLPTPGEAEAKMAKRLASRVVEPGQKPRKRAAAKEFQAWEAAGLHCSANERRADEASRDVEAWLKCKYMREHLGEEYSGVVSSVTTFGVFVTLDAMYVEGLVHITELGGDYFRFDEARQELRGERSGVRYGIGARVRVQVSRVDLDGRRIDFRLVRDGEDGLVQTPRSGRGQAKDEGRGRRESRDERGAGGYADKWSRRDAKANRAQRNAAAGPASAPEPDRAKQGRKAAKKAMLKSVNLAALEAEYSQEQAAPKPEPVMEPVTAVQQAKPRKAAGRKKVAALLAPAAPAIAVAKAAAKPESKSVAKPATKPATKVAAKPVAKSASKVVKAAAQPAAGAKAAPASKTSRRKTER; encoded by the coding sequence ATGAACCCTCGCGCAAAAGTTGCCGATATGAACGAAGAAATTTTGGGCACTGTGCAGGGCCATCGCGACGGTCATGGCTTTGTCGTCCGCGACGATGGTGAGCGTGACATCTACCTTCCCCCCAATGAAATGCGTGCCGTGCTGCACAAGGACAGGGTCCAGGTGCGCATTGCCCGTCATGATCATCGCGGTCGCCCCGAAGGGCGTGTGGTGGAAATCGTGGAGCGTCCCGATCAGCCCATCATTGGTCGCTTTTTGCAGGAAAGCGGTGTCTGGCTTGTGGCCCCTGAAGACAAACGCTACGGTCAGGATGTTTTGATTCCTTCCAACGCCACAGGCGCGGCCAAGCCGGGGCAGGTGGTGGTGGTGGAGCTGACGGAGGCGCCGGCGCTGTTCGGCCAGCCTGTGGGCCGCATCATCGAAGTGCTGGGCGAAGTGGATGACCCCGGCATGGAGATCGAGATTGCGGTGCGCAAGTATGGCGTGCCGCATATCTTCTCCGACGCCTGTCTCGAGCAAGCCAAGGTGCTGCCCGAAAAAGTTCGACCCGCAGACTACAAGCACCGCATCGATCTGACCGATATTCCGCTGGTCACCATTGATGGCGAAGATGCGCGCGACTTTGACGATGCCGTGTATTGCGAGCCTGCCAAGGTGGGGCGCAGCAAGGGTTGGCGCCTGCTGGTGGCGATTGCCGACGTGAGTCACTATGTGACCACGGGCAGCGCCATTGATGTGGATGCCTACGACCGCGCCACCAGCGTGTACTTTCCGCGTCGCGTGATTCCCATGCTGCCGGAAAAGCTCAGCAACGGACTGTGCTCGCTGAACCCCGACGTCGATCGGCTGTGCATGGTCTGTGACATGCTGATCACGGCGCAAGGCGAGATTCACGCTTATCAGTTCTACCCGGCAGTGATGCATAGCCATGCGCGCTTCACCTATACCGAGGTGGCGGCAATCCTGGCCAATACGCGTGGCCCAGAAGCGGCCAAGCGCAAGGATCGCGTGCAGGACCTGCTGAATCTGTATGGTGTCTTCCAGTCTCTGCTGAAGGCCCGCGAGGCGCGTGGTGCCGTGGACTTTGAGACGACCGAGACGCAGATCGTCTGCGACGACAACGGTCGCATAGAAAAGATCGTGCCGCGCACCCGTAACGATGCGCACAAGCTGATTGAAGAGGCCATGCTGGCGGCCAATGTCTGCAGCGCAGATTTCATCGACCAAAGCGGGCAGCTTGGCCTGTTCCGCGTCCACGACAAGCCTTCGCTGGAAAAGCAGGAGATCCTGCGCAACTACCTCAAGGCCATGGGCCTGAGCATGAGCATCAGCGAGAACCCTTCGACCAAGGAGTTCCAGCAGATTGCCAATGCCACCAAGGACCGGCCGGACTCGCAGCAGATTCACACCATGCTGCTGCGCTCCATGATGCAGGCCTTCTATACGCCGGAGGGCTCGGGTCACTTCGGCTTGGCCTTTGAGGCCTATACGCACTTCACCAGCCCGATTCGTCGCTATCCCGACTTGCTGGTGCACCGCGTGATCAAGGCTGAGCTGAACGGCACGCACTACAAGCTGCCCAGCCTGCCGACGCCGGGTGAGGCCGAAGCGAAGATGGCCAAACGCCTGGCCTCGCGTGTGGTCGAGCCGGGGCAAAAGCCGCGCAAGCGCGCGGCGGCCAAGGAATTCCAGGCATGGGAGGCTGCCGGCCTGCACTGCAGTGCCAACGAGCGCCGCGCCGACGAGGCCAGCCGCGATGTGGAGGCCTGGCTCAAGTGCAAATACATGCGCGAGCATCTGGGCGAAGAATATTCCGGCGTGGTTTCTTCGGTGACCACTTTCGGAGTCTTTGTGACGCTGGATGCCATGTATGTGGAAGGCTTGGTGCATATCACCGAGCTGGGTGGTGACTATTTCCGCTTTGATGAGGCGCGCCAGGAGTTGCGTGGTGAGCGCTCGGGTGTGCGCTACGGCATTGGCGCGCGAGTGCGGGTGCAGGTCAGTCGCGTGGATCTGGACGGACGTCGCATCGACTTCCGCCTGGTTCGTGATGGCGAGGATGGCTTGGTGCAAACACCACGCAGCGGACGTGGCCAAGCCAAGGATGAGGGGCGTGGTCGCCGCGAGTCACGTGACGAGCGCGGCGCGGGCGGCTATGCCGACAAGTGGAGTCGCCGCGATGCCAAGGCAAATCGTGCGCAGCGCAATGCCGCTGCAGGTCCGGCTTCTGCTCCCGAGCCCGATCGCGCCAAGCAGGGTCGAAAGGCAGCCAAGAAAGCCATGCTGAAAAGCGTGAATCTGGCCGCACTGGAGGCGGAGTACTCACAAGAGCAAGCTGCGCCTAAGCCTGAGCCTGTGATGGAGCCCGTCACAGCGGTGCAGCAAGCCAAGCCGCGCAAGGCAGCAGGCAGGAAAAAGGTTGCAGCCCTGCTTGCGCCTGCTGCTCCGGCCATCGCTGTTGCCAAGGCTGCGGCCAAGCCCGAATCAAAGTCGGTCGCAAAGCCCGCAACAAAGCCTGCAACAAAGGTCGCAGCGAAGCCTGTGGCGAAGTCGGCTTCCAAAGTCGTAAAGGCTGCGGCCCAGCCTGCGGCAGGTGCCAAGGCTGCGCCAGCAAGCAAGACCAGCAGGCGCAAGACTGAGCGCTGA
- a CDS encoding amidase: MQLDLSHVALEIREGRQSATNLMQMSIAAARSPLCANVFSQTFFNEARWAAAETPSTTPLAGLAISVKDLFDTQGTRSAASSLVLQDAPVAQADATAVARLRAAGAAIIGRTHMVEFAFSGVGVNPHFGTPAALDARHPANPQLAPTWPARIPGGSSSGAAVSVASGAAWAALGSDTGGSIRIPAALNGLVGFKSTARLVPTEGTVPLSPTLDTACAITRSVRDAVLLHEILAGREVAKDERSLSQWRLAVPRPLFFEQIEPAVRSAFERSIAKLQADGAQIEWIDLPELEELDGINIIGGFSPTESYAWHRRHLQDPAKAALYDPRVRSRIERGASMSAADYLDLLAARKHWIARMESALAGYDALLSPTTPITAPTTASVAPANGIDAAADIKRDEEFFRVNSLLLRNTSVVNMLDGCALSLPCHNPNELPMGLMIWHAALHDDAILNISAGIEAVLNRN, translated from the coding sequence ATGCAACTCGACCTCAGTCACGTCGCTCTTGAGATCCGCGAAGGCCGCCAAAGCGCCACAAACCTCATGCAAATGAGCATCGCTGCCGCGCGAAGCCCCTTGTGCGCCAACGTTTTCAGCCAGACTTTTTTTAACGAGGCACGCTGGGCTGCTGCAGAAACGCCGTCCACTACGCCCCTGGCCGGCCTGGCCATCTCGGTCAAGGATCTGTTCGACACGCAAGGCACGCGCAGCGCCGCCAGCTCCCTGGTGCTGCAGGATGCGCCCGTCGCCCAGGCAGACGCCACCGCCGTTGCCCGCCTGCGCGCGGCAGGCGCGGCCATCATCGGCCGCACCCATATGGTCGAGTTCGCTTTTTCCGGCGTGGGCGTGAACCCGCATTTCGGCACCCCGGCCGCACTGGATGCCCGCCACCCCGCCAACCCTCAGCTGGCGCCCACATGGCCGGCACGCATTCCCGGCGGCTCCTCGTCAGGAGCGGCCGTTTCCGTCGCCAGCGGCGCGGCCTGGGCAGCCCTGGGCTCGGACACCGGCGGCTCCATCCGCATTCCCGCTGCGCTCAACGGCCTGGTTGGCTTCAAAAGCACGGCCAGACTGGTCCCCACCGAAGGGACAGTGCCTCTATCGCCCACACTGGATACCGCTTGTGCCATCACCCGCAGCGTGCGCGATGCCGTGCTGCTGCACGAGATTCTGGCCGGGCGCGAAGTCGCCAAGGACGAACGCAGCCTGAGCCAGTGGCGCCTGGCAGTGCCGCGCCCCCTCTTCTTCGAGCAGATCGAACCTGCCGTGCGCAGCGCCTTCGAACGCAGCATCGCCAAGCTCCAGGCCGACGGCGCACAGATCGAGTGGATTGACTTGCCCGAGCTGGAGGAGCTGGACGGCATCAACATCATCGGCGGCTTCTCACCCACCGAAAGCTATGCCTGGCACCGGCGCCATCTGCAAGATCCCGCCAAAGCCGCGCTCTACGATCCCCGGGTGCGCTCGCGCATAGAGCGCGGCGCGAGCATGAGCGCTGCCGACTATCTGGACCTGCTGGCCGCGCGCAAGCACTGGATTGCCAGGATGGAGAGCGCCCTGGCCGGCTATGACGCCCTGCTCTCGCCCACCACACCGATCACTGCCCCCACGACTGCATCCGTCGCCCCGGCCAACGGGATCGACGCCGCAGCCGACATCAAGCGTGACGAAGAATTCTTCCGCGTCAACAGCCTGCTGCTGCGCAATACCAGCGTGGTCAATATGCTGGACGGCTGCGCCCTGTCACTGCCGTGCCACAACCCGAACGAACTCCCCATGGGTCTGATGATCTGGCATGCCGCCCTGCACGACGATGCCATCCTGAATATCAGCGCGGGCATCGAAGCCGTGCTCAATCGCAACTGA
- the rpsB gene encoding 30S ribosomal protein S2 codes for MAVTMREMLEAGVHFGHQTRFWNPKMAPFIFGARNKIHIINLEKSLPMFQEAQKFAKQLTANGGTILMVGTKRQARELVAEEAKRAGVPFVDQRWLGGMLTNFKTVKTSIKRLKDMKAQQEAGLESMSKKEQLMFVRELEKLEKDIGGIQDMNGLPDAIFVIDVGFHKIAIAEAKKLGIPLVGVVDTNHNPEGIDYVIPGNDDSAKAVELYARGIADAILEGREARLNDVVKAAAGDNGDEFVEVEASAA; via the coding sequence ATGGCAGTAACAATGCGCGAGATGCTGGAAGCCGGCGTCCACTTCGGTCACCAAACTCGTTTCTGGAATCCCAAGATGGCTCCGTTCATCTTCGGTGCCCGCAACAAGATCCACATCATCAACCTGGAAAAGTCCCTGCCGATGTTCCAGGAAGCCCAGAAGTTCGCCAAGCAGCTGACTGCTAACGGCGGCACCATCCTGATGGTGGGTACAAAGCGTCAGGCCCGTGAGCTGGTGGCCGAAGAAGCCAAGCGCGCTGGCGTGCCCTTCGTTGACCAGCGCTGGCTGGGCGGCATGCTGACCAACTTCAAGACCGTCAAGACCTCCATCAAGCGTCTGAAGGATATGAAGGCTCAGCAAGAAGCTGGTCTGGAATCCATGTCCAAGAAGGAACAGCTGATGTTCGTTCGCGAACTGGAAAAGCTGGAAAAGGACATCGGCGGCATTCAGGATATGAACGGTCTGCCCGACGCCATTTTCGTGATCGACGTGGGCTTCCACAAGATCGCTATCGCTGAAGCCAAGAAGCTGGGCATTCCTCTGGTCGGCGTGGTTGACACCAACCACAACCCCGAAGGTATCGACTACGTGATCCCCGGTAACGACGACTCCGCCAAGGCAGTCGAGCTGTACGCCCGCGGTATCGCTGACGCGATCCTGGAAGGCCGTGAAGCCCGTCTGAACGACGTGGTGAAGGCTGCTGCTGGTGACAACGGCGACGAATTCGTGGAAGTGGAAGCGTCCGCCGCCTAA